AAACCCGGTGCGCGAAGTAATGGCACGCTTTATAGATCACCAAAGGCCTGCTCTCAAGCTGTGGCATTTCTAAGCTCTTATTCTATTCAgcaaaatttcaaagaaagacCTTTCAGCATCTCCGTAAAGGAAAGTACAACCACCACATTCTTATGTCGCTCGATATGATGAGATGTCTCAGCGGCGCCATGTTGAAGGCCGTTCTGGCTAAAAGAGCCTTCGACTGTGCTCGACGTCTCCCCTGTGGCAAGCTACCTATCTTGCGTAGTCGTAACAGATAAAGGAAGACGTATAAATGTGTGGCTTGAAGACAATGCTTcaattgccaagaaagacTTGAACGGTCACTCCGGGAAAAAAAGACAAATAACTGGGTGGAAAGACACAAAGATGCGTCGCCCGAAATCCAACTACATTGATTGGAATGCCGACGTTTGGCTGCAGCTGCACTTCAACAATTCCCTATTATGGCGGTAGCTGAAACCTGTGGAATTGTAAATATCCTGTAAAAAACAATTGATTTCACACTGTCCTGCAACTACTGCGCATCCACGGCAATTCCTTCACGATCAACGGAATCCTATCAGAAAGACCATTATGATTGGTGCAGATCTAAGATCCTTTACCTCTCAGCATTTCAAACAAAGTCTTAGGAAGTCTTCTGGGTTTTTCACATAGCTTTTTTTAATGGTGTACCCTGATGAACTCCGTGCATGAGGCTCAATGTCTTTCTGCGACCCAGCTTGCTTTTACCTGGAGATTTATGACTTTATTTCCACAGATGTTAGCTCTTAGGTACCGTAGACCCAAAAAAGTTGAAGTTTTGTCTTTTAATGTCTCCCATGTTTAGTATGCTATCTGAATGAAAGGCAGGAGAGAAGTGCAAAAGGGATAGAAACAAGACATTGATATGACTGAGAGCAGCACCAGAACTTGATATATAATGTGTACTattcgttcttcttgaacctCACTGTTTTGCTACGAGAACAAACGCTCAAAGATGTCAGCTGCAGCCCCACACGAAAATAAGGAAACCTCACTTCTTGTCGAAAGTTTTGAGAATCACCACTTGACCTATCATGCAAGCTCCACATACGGAAATTTTGATACTCACTTCTTCTATGGTCAGGATGAGGAAAGATCTGATGGTCTGTTGAATCTCAGGAAGTCTTACCGAGATCAATCCAAATATCCGGATTTTCTACCAACATGGGATCCTACTGAAAAGTACCCAGCGTTGAAGTTCTACAAGTACGAAGATCCGGCTCTGAGGGCTGACCCAAGTTTCTTTAATTTGTTCCCTGAAGACCAGGAAGAGGGCATTTCCATCAAGAGGCTTACTCCGAAACTTGGCACTGAGGTCAAAGGTGTTCAATTGAGCTCGTTATCCAATGCTGCTAAAGATGAGCTGGCTCTGTTGGTTGCGCAGAGAGGAGTAGTTGTGTTCAGAAATCAAGATTTTGCTTCGAAAGGAGCCGCTCATGCTGCCGAGTATGGTAAGCACTTTGGGAGACTACATATACATCAAACAAGTGGACATCCCGAAAAGGTTCCCGAGTTGCATATTACTTTCAGAAGGCCGGACCATGATGAATACGAGAGAGTTTTCCAAGACGCAACTTCTTCTATTGGTTGGCACACGGATGTGTCCTATGAACTACAGCCTCCCTCATATACTTTCTTCAGTGTCCTCGAAGGTCCCGATGGTGGAGGTGACACCTTGTTTGCGGATACTATAGAGGCTTTCAACAGACTTTCTAAACCTTTCCAAGATTTCTTGAGTACTTTACATGTTGTTCACAGTTCCAAGGAACAAGCTGAAAACTCTAAAAACCAAGGGGGAattcaaagaagaataccAGTCACTCATGTTCATCCGCTTGTGAGAATCCATcctgtc
Above is a genomic segment from Torulaspora globosa chromosome 1, complete sequence containing:
- the JLP1 gene encoding sulfonate dioxygenase, which produces MSAAAPHENKETSLLVESFENHHLTYHASSTYGNFDTHFFYGQDEERSDGLLNLRKSYRDQSKYPDFLPTWDPTEKYPALKFYKYEDPALRADPSFFNLFPEDQEEGISIKRLTPKLGTEVKGVQLSSLSNAAKDELALLVAQRGVVVFRNQDFASKGAAHAAEYGKHFGRLHIHQTSGHPEKVPELHITFRRPDHDEYERVFQDATSSIGWHTDVSYELQPPSYTFFSVLEGPDGGGDTLFADTIEAFNRLSKPFQDFLSTLHVVHSSKEQAENSKNQGGIQRRIPVTHVHPLVRIHPVLKKKALYVNRGFSRRIIELKKPESEALLNYLYNLVEGSHDLQVRAKWEPGSVTVWDNRRLTHSAIIDWEEPVLRHAFRITPQAERPVEDLKYLNDETYYPSSLTLDL